A DNA window from Pogona vitticeps strain Pit_001003342236 chromosome 2, PviZW2.1, whole genome shotgun sequence contains the following coding sequences:
- the LOC110080076 gene encoding ankycorbin, producing the protein MDEAITRTTQRENKDASSSHITDPKSPTKPKKHDQVSRLSSERSGTPKKHKSPPSPSVSPIQLSDLSSPHSATSTPLSGKGQPFFAEQGSKQEEISAIQSECKDGMSDSTTGADSLLDVSSETDQQDLLGLLQARIASLTLHNKKLGEKLQARALKTEDGDPPLDSFHSTQREFDRSMDRLSESSTATAQDISLSSLSLAQAQEEALHNELKIKQLQDSLKEVQKRLDSSEAKRRQLETQLQSGAVETVHLLNSSEISENGSDLNQKLKETQSKYEEAMMEVLQVQKQMKLGLVASESKEADLQELRATCEEVELLKEELRKAQEESRKLRVRVEELEAKLEEKERNAAGTMSAEECEEMKNSYRVVIENINQEKALLIEKYKEGQEEIRKLQNKLKGQMESKQGGEESDEMRDVKNKMISELNKQVSELSRLYKEAQAELISYCTVYDALSVFPFVFLLLCYILSSCSVSCLSSGQLSK; encoded by the exons ATGGATGAGGCCATAACACGCACCACTCAAAGAGAGAACAAGGATGCCTCTTCCTCTCACATCACAG ATCCCAAGTCACCAACCAAGCCAAAGAAG CATGATCAAGTCTCTAGGTTAAGTTCAGAAAGAAGTGGaactccaaaaaaacacaaatcccCACCATCACCTTCAGTCAGTCCTATCCAG CTTAGCGACCTGTCCTCTCCACATTCAGCAACTTCCACCCCATTATCCGGGAAGGGCCAGCCTTTCTTTGCCGAACAGGGTTCCAAG CAGGAAGAAATCAGTGCCATTCAATCTGAATGCAAGGATGGAATGAGTGATAGTACAACAG GTGCTGATAGTTTATTGGATGTAAGTTCAGAGACAGACCAGCAAGATCTCCTTGGATTGTTGCAAGCAAGAATTGCTTCTTTGACCTTGCATAATAAGAAACTTGGAGAAAAATTACAG GCAAGAGCACTCAAAACAGAAGACGGGGATCCTCCACTGGATTCCTTTCATTCCACTCAGAGGGAGTTTGACCGTTCCATGGACAGGTTAAGCGAAAGCTCCACTGCAACAGCTCAGGATATAAGTTTGTCTTCCTTGAGCTTGGCGCAAGCTCAAGAAGAGGCACTCCATAATGAGCTGAAAATTAAACAGCTGCAAGACAGCTTAAAGGAAGTGCAAAAGAGACTTGATAGTTCAGAAGCAAAGAGGCGGCAGTTAGAGACCCAGCTTCAGTCTGGAGCGGTGGAAACAGTTCACTTGTTAAACAGCTCCGAGATTTCAGAGAACGGTTCTGACCTCAATCAGAAATTGAAAGAAACCCAAAGCAAGTATGAAGAAGCCATGATGGAAGTCCTGCAGGTCCAGAAGCAAATGAAGCTGGGCCTGGTGGCTTCAGAAAGCAAAGAGGCAGACCTGCAGGAGCTTAGGGCGACTTGTGAGGAAGTAGAACTATTGAAGGAGGAGCTGAGGAAAGCgcaggaagagagcaggaagCTTAGAGTGAGAGTGGAGGAGCTAGAGGCAaaactggaagagaaagagaggaatgcAGCTGGCACCATGTCAGCAGAAGAATGTGAGGAGATGAAAAACTCCTATCGCGTGGTGATTGAAAATATCAATCAAGAGAAGGCTTTGCTAATTGAGAAGTACAAAGAGGGACAGGAGGAGATCAGAAAGCTGCAAAATAAACTGAAGGGTCAGATGGAGTCAAAGCAGGGTGGTGAGGAAAGTGACGAAATGAGGGATGTGAAGAACAAGATGATAAGTGAACTGAACAAGCAGGTCAGTGAGCTGTCTCGGTTGTATAAAGAAGCTCAGGCAGAATTAATAAGTTATTGTACTGTGTATGATGCCTTATCTGTGTTTccatttgtgtttttattattatgttataTTCTTTCATCTTGTTCTGTTAGCTGCCTGAGTAGTGGCCAGCTCtctaaataa